The window AATATCCTTTAAATCATGTGGCTTAAACATGCCATATATACTATTAAATATTGGAAGTGCCAatttttaaacagactaaaaatagaaataagacacataaattgaaaaGAAATGAGTATTACGTATCTTACAAGTGGTATGATCATGAAAATAATTTTTACATTGTTAGTGCATAGAACTTGAATTCTCGTGCATTTAATAAAGGGAAGTCTACATAAATAGCCGtccatgaaaaaaaaaacatagccaCCAAATATATAATATAGACATAATATATGTATAGATTATGTATATCGACTAACAAATACAAATATTTTTCGCCGAGCGGCCAAATGCGTAACTTCCCATCTAATAAATGGCTTGATTTCTTGATTTAATACTTGTACTTGGGAGAAAATAAAGATTGTCAAGTCAAACCTGGGATATTTGGCATTGAGGATCTGTTTTTGACCATATTTTCTCCAAGCATGGCCATCATCTACCAAAGTTGAGGTTTCTTTTATGCTCGTCTCTAAAGTTCTCCTGCAATCAGATTTTTACCAAATCAATTTTTAGAAACTTAGAATAAGCTTTAAAATTTTACTCGTCTTAACCTTTCAGCAGTACCAGGATCAAATTACCTTGCTCGACTCGACAGTAATTCTAcgttaaaacaaaaaaaaaaaccattttttcGATACCTAATGCTCTTAAAATCTTGCCTTTCCCATTTTTGCATTGCCAAAGTTGAGTTAAAGGGTAAAACTGTCAAATGAGCATCAAATTTAGACTTCCAATTTTACTTTTAATAATATGAATGCTATTGTAaccacaaatatatatatatcatactcaGATGCAAATTCAGGATTTAAATTCTAGAGGTTCAAGATTTAGATTTTAAGTATTAAActcattattatattttttaagttatgggttcatatctactactatctattacaattttaataatttttaaacaTAAATTTACGTTCCGCGTCAAAAGTtgggattcaattgaaccccaactTATTATCATGCTAGATACGCCCCTGATCTTACTAATATATTTAACATCACGAATTTAAAGATACTTTTGATAAATATattgaattatttttaaaaaaatcatgttTAATTAAGTATTGTCATATAAGATGAACCTATGAAATGGTAATAATACAATTATTACCTTCTCTTGTAGCGTCCTCTTCGATCTTTGAATGAAGAAGACTTGCAACTACCAATTGAATACTCTTCCGTTGACTTCATAACTTGAGAAACTTCATTGCATTCGTTAGAACTTAGTATCGATAGAGTAACACAAAATGAACTCAATATTTTCCCCACCAAATCCTCAGCCAACATATTATGCTCATCTTCATCCTCTATTGGCTTCTTTATCATTTCTCTTAGCCGGCACGTGAATTCACGGCCGCGATTCAACTCTCCTATTATCTTTTCCAGATCAGACCATGTGTTTTTTAATAAAGGCGACTTCATATTACTATGTGACTATTACTCTATTATTAGGTATTATCGTTTGAGAAACAAGTGACGAGAAGTGGGAGCTTTATTTATACGCAAAAGGAGCAAAGATTAAAGGAAAGTTGCTTGGAAAATTCGTCCTTGGCTTGTGGAAAAACAAAACCCACGCGCATTGATTTAGATCGTTTGGTTGTTAAGTATCGTGAATGGACAATAATGGTTTGGTTCATGAACCTTAGCTGCAATTGGGTCACTTTTTGAAACTGAGTTCAAAAGATAGAATTTGAAATTTAAATGtaatgaatttaacttttatattACTTTTTATAATTGAACCGATATGagtttaaaatttaattttttaatgttttttttgtgtgtgtgtgcgcgtatataattttttttctattttctttaattctcttcttctttctatATCTCTATTTAAATATCAATAATTGATAGCTATTCGTTTAGTCACTTGATGTTATTTCATAAATATATGTTTAATTTAGTATGGTTTAAAATGAGTTGTTATTTGTTTCTTAGAAGgttttctagattttatatatcctaaTAGTCTATATTTCAGTCTTGATATTGTATCTATCAGTTCTTCTA is drawn from Lycium barbarum isolate Lr01 chromosome 8, ASM1917538v2, whole genome shotgun sequence and contains these coding sequences:
- the LOC132606951 gene encoding WRKY DNA-binding transcription factor 70-like; this encodes MKSPLLKNTWSDLEKIIGELNRGREFTCRLREMIKKPIEDEDEHNMLAEDLVGKILSSFCVTLSILSSNECNEVSQVMKSTEEYSIGSCKSSSFKDRRGRYKRRRTLETSIKETSTLVDDGHAWRKYGQKQILNAKYPRNYFRCTHKFDQGCKANKQVQRVQENPPLFRITYYGHHTCKTFPKVSQMICDSPTDKDSNSVLLNFSSSNNHRHFLDMMVETVDIVDLSFDF